The Candidatus Hydrogenedentota bacterium genomic interval CGTATTGTCTGTACCTTCAGAAGACAGTCTGGCCGTTCAATCTCTCGGCAATCTACCCGCGCTCTCTGGATGCCATTCCCGCCACATACTTTTCGATGGCTCTCATCGTTCTCCTGTTCATCAGTCTCGTGGTCCTTCTCGCGGCACGGCGCGCACCGTATGCGGTCGTGGGTTGGCTATGGTACCTGGGAACGCTCGTTCCCGTGATCGGGTTTGTCCCCATCGGCTATCAGGCAATCTCGGACCGCTACACATACGTGCCGCTGATCGGCATCTTCATGGCGATAGCGTGGGGATCGTGTGCGGCGTTTGGCGTCACTCCACGTTCGCAGTCCATTCTTTCGCGCGTTGGCGCCTTGCTTATCGGTATTCTAGCGGTCCTCACGTATTTCCAAGCGGAAACATGGCGCACGAGCGAAACCTTGTTTCGAAACGCAATACGCGCCGTCCCGAACAATGCGCCCGCGCACATCCATCTCGCGGTGACGTATTTGAATCAGGGCAAGCCGCAGGAAGCCTTGCTGGAATTGAAAGAAGCGCAACGAATCTGGCCGGAATCGCCGGAGGTGTATGCAAACTTGGGGGCGGCGTACCGAATGATGGGATTGTTGGATCAGGCCATCGCCCAATACGAAGAGTCTATCCGGTTAGATCCCACGCAGTCAGTGCCTTACTCCAATCTCGGAGTTGTCCACATTTTCAAGGGCAATACGGACAAGGCATCTGCTAATCTAGAAAAGGCCGTGGAGTTGGACCCCACCGACGTGCACGCGCACTACATGCTTGCGGTTGTTCGGGCCATGCAAGGCCGGACGGCGGAATCGCGCAGGCTATTGGAGACTGCACTTCGATTGGAACCTGACAATGCGACCATTCGGAAGGCGCTCGACGCTCTCCGTCGAGGTGAATTGCTTCCGATCAAAGATTCAGAATAGACCGCTGAGCCTGAGAGGATATTGCGCGGAGCGTGATTGTTTGTGATCGTGCCGATGCGGCCAACTATGAGGGGGGATGTATGACTCGCGGGATCGATCGTTTGTGGCTACTGGGTTTCATTGCGGTATTGCTGACCGTAGCCGTCATGCCGGCGTGGTGCGATCCAGCCGAGAAGTATCTTGGCGATCTGCTTGACGACGCCGTGGTCTCGGTACAGATGGGGTGGGGTGGTCTCGGAGTCGACACGGCCGTGCGGCCGCTCGACGGGCGGGCCGCATCGCCGTTGCGCATCAAAGATACGACCTACGATAAGGGGCTTGGCCATCACGCGCCCGGCGAGATTGTCGTCGATCTCAACGGCGAATACGACACGTTCATTGCCGATGTCGGCATCCAGTTTCAGCAGAATAGCGCGGGGTCCGTCACGTTTCAGGTCTTTGTCGACGGCCAGAAGCAATTCGACAGCGGAGTGATGAAGGAACAGGACGAGGCCAAGCACGTCGAAGTGCCCTGCTCTGGCGCCTACGAATTGCGCCTTGTCACGACCGACGCGGGCGACGGCATCACGTGCGATTGCGCCAATTGGGCCAATGCCCGCCTTGTGCCATCTGCAACGAAGGCAGACGCCAAAATCAAGGAACCCATCGATATCGCTCCTTTTGCGCGCGTCATCGCTTGTGACCCGCACCGCACCGAAGGAACAAGCGCCAAGCGTACCGAAGAATTTCCCGCCGACGATCTCAAGCTGGAGTCCCCAATCAGCGCGGTCAACGGTACGTACACCGCCGCGGTCTTTGGAGATCTCGCATGCATCGGTTTGCAGTGGGCCGAGCCACGCGTTATCCGAGAGATTGGCGTTGAGTGGGGCGCCGCGCCGAGTCCCGTCGATGCCGCCAAGATCCGCGCGGAATACTGGTCAGGCGAATCTCCCTGGCAGGGCGCATGGAAACCCCTGCAAGGCACGGCTGTCGTCGAAGGGTCCGCAGTCAGCCTGAAGATTCGGCAGAAAGACAATCCCGACTATCCAGTAAACGGAATCGACAAGATCCGGTGGATCGTTCCGGCGGCGCTTGCCTCCAACCCAATCACCAAATTAAACGCGTACTCTCGCGGTCATTGGACTACCGCGTCGATTCGACTCGAATACGACGGTCCTTCCGCTACGCATCCCGCGAGTGTCGAAGCATACAACGGTTGGCTCGTCAATGCGGAAGGTCAACCCGCTGCCAAGTCGGAATGGAGCCCCGGTTCGCCTGTCGTGTTGACCGTTCGCTATTCAAACGCTTTCGGACTGAAGACGAATCGCACGGTGCTGCGAGTACGCGGACCTCGCGGCGATACCGGCATCGCCGTCGCCGACGTTTTGGAGCGCGGCCCTGTCTTTGTTCGCGACCTGGGGCTTTTCGCTATCAAGGCTGAAGATGCGACTACTCTCTCGAAATACGCTGCGCGCGTGGCCGCCAACAAGACCGTCCTGGAGCGTGTCCGCACCATGCCAGACCAGACGTTGGAGCAAGCGCTGGCCGTTACGCACAATCCCATTCAGAATTTAGGGCCGATGCTCATCTCGCTGGCGTGCGACAATCGAAAGGTCGTGATCGAGCGCGAAGGCGTGATTCAGTATCAGCCGCGCGGCGCATCGCCTGACAAAAACAGCGCCCTGGTTCCGTCACATCACATCGGATTCCAGTTCGGCGCAAAGCCGGACAAGGCACGCGACCGTAGACTCGTTGGCAGTTGGCTGCCCGCCCCGATGTCTACATTTGCCGATGGAGACGTTCTCTACCATCAGACAACGTGTGTTATCCCCGGCGGCGAATCCGTCGCCTCCGCACCCAATTGGATTTTCACGAAACCGCTGTGCGTGTCGCGCATCGAAATCGAAAACACCGGCTCGGCGGCCGCTTCCGCGCAACTGTCGTTTGGCGGACGCGCGGGCAAGACTCCTCACGCGGTCAATGCCGTGCCGGAAGGCGCCATCGCGGCAATCGACGGAGCCACCTACTTCTTCGCCGACTTCCGCGGCGCGGCCCCGTTGACCTCCACCGTTAGTAGCGATTCCGTGTCGTTGACGGGATCGTTAAACGCAGGACAGAAGGCTACCGTCACCGTGACGATTCCCCTGTGGGACCTGCCCGCCGACGCGTATCTCCAAGCATCTGCTCCCGGCGATTGCTTCGAACCGTTGCGCGCGTACTGGGCCAAGGTCCTGGAGGGATCCATCGAAATCGCCACCCCCGACCTTCTGATGAACGACATACTCCGCGCGGCAAGAGTCCATTGCCTTATGGCTGCGCGCAGTGAAGAAGACGGAAAGCGCGTCGCCGCATGGATAGCCTCCGACCGCTACGGTCCGCTCGAAAGCGAGGCCCATTCCGTCATTCTTGGCATGGACCTCATGGGACACGATGCATTCGCGCAGCGTTCGCTCGACTACTTCATCGCCCGATACAACAATGCCGGTTTCTTGACCACGGGCTACACCGTTGTTGGTACCGGCCAGCATCTGTGGACGCTCGCCCGCCACGCATGGCTCAGTGGCGATACAGAGTGGATTCGGAGCGTCGCGAATGAGGTGGCACGCGTTGACAAGTGGATCGTCGCGCAGCGCGCGAAGACTCGTGCCTTGGGCGGCAATACAAACGAAAACCCGGAATTCGGTTTCGTTCCTCCGGGTGTCGGCGCAGACTGGAATCGATACGGTTATCGATACTCGTTGCAGGCGCAATACTACGCGGGACTGCACGACACGGCGGAAGTACTGGCGTCGGTCAGTCATCCCGACGCGCAGACGCTGCTCGACGATGCGACGGCGTTTCGCGATGACATCACGCGCGCCTACCGATGGAATCAGGCTCGAACGCCTGCCGTCAGCCTTTCCACCGGCGTGTACGTGCCCGGATACAGCGGCATGCTCTACGCCTTCGGACCGACCGGCGACGTGTTCCCCGGTGAAGACGGCAATCGGAGCTGGTGCTACGACATCGAGCTAGGCTCGCACCATTTGGTCCCGCTCGGTGTGTTTCCCGCCGATGGTCCCGATGCCGATTGGATCATGGATCACATGGAAGATGTGATGTTTCTCGAATCGGGCATGGGCGACTACCCGCGCGAAAAGAACCACTCCGACTGGTTCAACTACGGAGGGTTTGCAAAGGTGCAGCCCTACTATGCGCGAAACGCAGAGATATGCGCGCTGCGCGACGACGTAAAACCGTTCATCCGTTCGTACTTCAATGCGCTCGCCGCGCAGTTGAGTCTTGAGAACTTGTCGCACTGGGAGCATTTCCACAACATCGCCGCATGGAACAAGACACACGAAACGGGATGGTTCCTCGTACAGTCGCGTACCATGTTTGTCGCCGAGCGCGGCGATGAGTTGTGGCTTGCGCCCTTCATCACCGACCGTTGGCTCGAAGACGGCAAGACCGTTTCGGTTCGCAATGCGCCGACACAATTCGGACCGGTCAGCTATCGAATCGAATCGCACGTCAGGAAAGGCTACATCGATTTCGAGATTGATCCTCCGTCACGCAAAGCACCGTCGCAAATTGCGATTCGACTGCGCCATCCCGACGGGAAATCGATGAGCAGGATTAAGACAGACTCCAAGACCAGCGCGACGATTGATCCGGACACTGAGACGGTGCGCATCACGAAATGGGGCGCGCCGACAAAGATGCGGGTGTACTTCTAGTCGAGGGATATACGCGATAGCGCAACGCACTCTGTCTTCAGCCACTGGTTGTCATCCTGAGCCACACAGCACAACGCCAAATGCGCGTTGTGCTGTGTGGAAAAGAAACGCGACAAAATGAGAGCCATGTTGCCTGGAAGCCGAACTGTCATCCCGAGTCCGCCCACGGCGGACGAGGGATCTGGCTTAAGAACGACTCTTTCTGATGCCAGATGCTTGGTCCGCCGGAGGCGGACTCCTAAGAAACGGACCCTACAAATTGCTTTCGCCCTTACAGGGCTCACGTTGGGTGGGGGCTGGAACCTGGGGTTTCGATTCGCGTCGGTGACGCGAATCTCACCCCAGGCTGGAGTCTGCCGTGCCTGCGGCACTCAAGAGAAAAGGCCGTCCGCTTGGCTTCTGCTTCTATCACTGAAACCCGCGCTCGCGCGGTCCCCCGCTTAGAATGACAGGCGGCTTGGCGCGCCGCTATACTACTTCCATGTGAAGTCTCGACCCGGCTGCGCACTCTGTTACCCGTTGTCCACGACCCTGATCCATCGACGCATGCGCGGCTATGACGGAGGTAAACATGGAACGTCTCAAGAAGGTCGCTGTGTTGGAGAACGAGATTCAGGCCCAAGTCTTAGACTCGATGCTCACCGATCGCGAAATCCCGCAC includes:
- a CDS encoding tetratricopeptide repeat protein, whose amino-acid sequence is MDIGDTSGGRVSRITPWVYAAALILLTLAAYSKVHTFEYVFYDDDAYVTQNAVVKAGLSWYGVAWAFSSGHAANWHPLTWLSHMADVMLFGLNPAGPHLVNLGFHILNTLLLFHLLRRMTNSDGRSAFVAALFALHPLHVESVAWISERKDVLSTCFWFLTMLAYVYFTERRTVIRYAIMLLLFIAGLLSKPMVVTLPFTLLLLDFWPLGRIRNVGLVKLIVEKLPLIVLSALSSIVTIIVQQQGGAMNASSSMTLYDRVSNAVVSYCLYLQKTVWPFNLSAIYPRSLDAIPATYFSMALIVLLFISLVVLLAARRAPYAVVGWLWYLGTLVPVIGFVPIGYQAISDRYTYVPLIGIFMAIAWGSCAAFGVTPRSQSILSRVGALLIGILAVLTYFQAETWRTSETLFRNAIRAVPNNAPAHIHLAVTYLNQGKPQEALLELKEAQRIWPESPEVYANLGAAYRMMGLLDQAIAQYEESIRLDPTQSVPYSNLGVVHIFKGNTDKASANLEKAVELDPTDVHAHYMLAVVRAMQGRTAESRRLLETALRLEPDNATIRKALDALRRGELLPIKDSE
- a CDS encoding NPCBM/NEW2 domain-containing protein; this encodes MTRGIDRLWLLGFIAVLLTVAVMPAWCDPAEKYLGDLLDDAVVSVQMGWGGLGVDTAVRPLDGRAASPLRIKDTTYDKGLGHHAPGEIVVDLNGEYDTFIADVGIQFQQNSAGSVTFQVFVDGQKQFDSGVMKEQDEAKHVEVPCSGAYELRLVTTDAGDGITCDCANWANARLVPSATKADAKIKEPIDIAPFARVIACDPHRTEGTSAKRTEEFPADDLKLESPISAVNGTYTAAVFGDLACIGLQWAEPRVIREIGVEWGAAPSPVDAAKIRAEYWSGESPWQGAWKPLQGTAVVEGSAVSLKIRQKDNPDYPVNGIDKIRWIVPAALASNPITKLNAYSRGHWTTASIRLEYDGPSATHPASVEAYNGWLVNAEGQPAAKSEWSPGSPVVLTVRYSNAFGLKTNRTVLRVRGPRGDTGIAVADVLERGPVFVRDLGLFAIKAEDATTLSKYAARVAANKTVLERVRTMPDQTLEQALAVTHNPIQNLGPMLISLACDNRKVVIEREGVIQYQPRGASPDKNSALVPSHHIGFQFGAKPDKARDRRLVGSWLPAPMSTFADGDVLYHQTTCVIPGGESVASAPNWIFTKPLCVSRIEIENTGSAAASAQLSFGGRAGKTPHAVNAVPEGAIAAIDGATYFFADFRGAAPLTSTVSSDSVSLTGSLNAGQKATVTVTIPLWDLPADAYLQASAPGDCFEPLRAYWAKVLEGSIEIATPDLLMNDILRAARVHCLMAARSEEDGKRVAAWIASDRYGPLESEAHSVILGMDLMGHDAFAQRSLDYFIARYNNAGFLTTGYTVVGTGQHLWTLARHAWLSGDTEWIRSVANEVARVDKWIVAQRAKTRALGGNTNENPEFGFVPPGVGADWNRYGYRYSLQAQYYAGLHDTAEVLASVSHPDAQTLLDDATAFRDDITRAYRWNQARTPAVSLSTGVYVPGYSGMLYAFGPTGDVFPGEDGNRSWCYDIELGSHHLVPLGVFPADGPDADWIMDHMEDVMFLESGMGDYPREKNHSDWFNYGGFAKVQPYYARNAEICALRDDVKPFIRSYFNALAAQLSLENLSHWEHFHNIAAWNKTHETGWFLVQSRTMFVAERGDELWLAPFITDRWLEDGKTVSVRNAPTQFGPVSYRIESHVRKGYIDFEIDPPSRKAPSQIAIRLRHPDGKSMSRIKTDSKTSATIDPDTETVRITKWGAPTKMRVYF